A stretch of the Deltaproteobacteria bacterium genome encodes the following:
- the flgK gene encoding flagellar hook-associated protein FlgK, with product MGGLYDALGVGLNTLVSHQAGIAVTGHNIANVNTEGFHRQEVQVKARGSGTYGIEIAKVRRHTDEFLARRLHAQEGTLGHSNARASGLQSVEAVVGNQGEFGLSATLDRFFASWRELSVFPQEASQRGETLTATQSLVNAVQRIDDTIADAREDANIEIGRVVGEVNVLIADVSRLNREIVENEAYGEDANELKDQRDNAARDLGELMGATTTYDEDGSISIQLGGGVNLVQRDTTIPLEARNRDDDGDGVVDSPFFDIWTNSGVDFSVNDRLGGKLAGLLQLRDVDLADRENELDEFAYDLVNATNAVHEANFDLDGNAGSNLFDAMTEVSGAAEAITINADIEDDVDLLAAADSAANAPGSGVGALAMAQIEQANIASSGTQTLSESANLLQTNYLFSLREALHAEEGSGQRLDLLDQLRESHSGVSIEEEMMSLSKYQRAFQGASKVMTTVDQMLQTLIGM from the coding sequence ATGGGTGGTTTATACGACGCGTTAGGCGTGGGTCTCAATACCCTTGTTTCCCATCAAGCGGGAATCGCGGTCACAGGGCATAACATTGCCAATGTGAACACAGAGGGTTTTCACCGACAAGAAGTTCAAGTCAAGGCTCGCGGAAGCGGTACCTATGGTATCGAAATCGCAAAAGTCCGACGACATACAGACGAGTTTTTGGCTCGTCGTCTCCATGCACAAGAAGGAACTCTAGGTCACTCGAATGCAAGAGCATCCGGGTTGCAATCTGTTGAGGCTGTTGTGGGGAACCAGGGCGAGTTTGGCCTAAGTGCCACTCTAGACCGTTTCTTTGCATCTTGGAGAGAGCTTTCAGTTTTTCCACAAGAGGCAAGTCAGCGAGGCGAGACCTTAACGGCGACCCAAAGCCTGGTGAATGCGGTCCAAAGAATCGATGACACAATTGCCGATGCCCGCGAAGATGCGAATATTGAAATCGGTCGTGTTGTGGGTGAAGTGAATGTTCTAATCGCTGACGTAAGCCGTCTGAACCGTGAAATCGTCGAGAATGAGGCCTACGGTGAAGATGCCAATGAACTCAAAGACCAGCGCGATAACGCGGCCCGTGACCTCGGCGAGTTGATGGGGGCGACAACCACCTACGATGAAGATGGAAGCATCTCTATCCAGCTTGGTGGCGGTGTTAACTTGGTGCAGCGTGACACTACGATTCCACTTGAAGCGCGAAACCGCGATGATGACGGTGATGGCGTCGTGGATTCTCCTTTCTTTGACATTTGGACAAACAGTGGTGTCGACTTCAGTGTAAATGACCGACTTGGCGGAAAGCTTGCTGGCTTATTGCAGCTTCGCGACGTTGATTTAGCTGACCGTGAAAATGAGCTTGATGAATTTGCTTACGACCTTGTAAACGCGACGAATGCTGTTCACGAGGCCAACTTTGACCTCGATGGAAACGCTGGATCCAATTTATTTGATGCCATGACCGAGGTTTCGGGCGCAGCGGAAGCCATCACGATAAACGCAGATATCGAGGACGACGTTGACCTTTTGGCCGCGGCTGATTCAGCAGCAAATGCTCCAGGCAGCGGTGTTGGTGCATTGGCGATGGCACAGATTGAACAGGCCAATATCGCTAGCTCTGGGACACAGACGCTTTCAGAGTCGGCCAACTTACTTCAAACGAACTACCTTTTTAGTCTCCGTGAGGCACTGCATGCAGAGGAAGGGTCAGGGCAGCGTCTAGACCTGCTGGATCAGCTCCGAGAATCTCACAGTGGTGTATCAATTGAAGAAGAGATGATGAGTCTCAGTAAATATCAGCGGGCGTTTCAGGGTGCTTCCAAGGTGATGACTACGGTTGACCAAATGCTTCAAACCCTCATCGGGATGTAG